The genomic segment aaaattatacaaatacatacatttattttttgtacaccaacggtcataaacggtaacaaacggctagtttttgccctataaatatcatctcacaaacacattcaatcactccaactttctcttcttctctaaaaattattcatcatcaaatttttcgaagaaaaaagaagatggctttctcaaggatatttttaattattttggttatcatactcacgagtcttgtatttatcggagaatatcctcctcgtgcgttttctttatttttacaaatacttgtacttgttgtttatctattactttgtattgcaatatttattaactaataaaatgcatcgtaatttttttttagtaccaccatgtcaaatttaacaaagctcgaatttattgcgctcgacatcacgggaaagaattatatgccatggactctagatgtagaaatgcatcttgagtcattgggtctaagcgagaccattaaagaaaatgacatatgcacgtcacaagaaaaggcaagagccatgatatttttgcgtcgacatctcgacgatggattgaaatgtgaatatctgactgaaaaaaatcacatggctttgtggaagggattaaaagaaagatttgaacatataagggaagttatacttccgaccgcccgggatgaatggaacacactgagattccaagattttaaaaaagtcagtgattacaattcggcgatgtatagaataatctcgcaattaaaattttgtggacatgaggtcacagaatctgagatgcttgaaaaaacatttccacgtttcatgcatcaaatattactctacagcaacaatatagagtacgtggatttgcgagatattctgagctcatcgcctgtcttcttgtggcggaaaagaacaacgagctattaatgagaaatcatcagtcccgacccactggatcaacagcatttccagaagtaaatgctgtaagtaaaaatgaatttatacctggaaaccaaaatcaatttcaaagacaaggttttggtcgtggacgtggacgtggacgtggacgtggacgtggaattggtcgtggtcgtggacgcggccgtggttttgaaaataatagagataattataactcatctcaaaagagcgtcccaaaccatccacagaaaagacatcatgagaatacaagtgttaatgagaatcactcaaaaagatatgaaagttcttgttacagatgtggtactccaggacattggtccaaagttggTCGAGCCCCTTaacacctttgtaaactttataaagaatcattaaaggggaaagaaaaggagaccaacttcactgaacgcagtgaccgtttgagtgattcaactcatcttgattctggtgattttatgaatgatttctctggaaatgatcaacatgttggtgggatagaaatgaacaattttgatgctgcagattttctcaatgatttttctgaaaatgaacaatatagtggtagaatataaatgtacaataatttgtttttcatgtattcatataataatgttttattgtacaattatgatatgtgttatatttatatatgtattgtcagtaattttatttcattgcatatttttttgaagttcaaatatggaaaatgctatgagcaaagctgaagtttgcatacccgatagtggtacaacgcacactatcctccgagataaaagatatttcttggaacgaAAACCAACAAAAACGACGGTGAACACAATAttaggtcctgtagacttgattaaaggatgtggtaaagcacaatttttgttacctaatggtacaaaatttttgatcaatgatgctttatattcaccacaatcgaaaagaaatttgttgagttttaatgatatatattcccatgggtatgatactcaaacaatgaatgaagggaatgtgaaatatatgtgtcttatcacatataaatcaggaaagaaatatgttattgaaaaactatcaatgctccctactggattgcattatacacatataagtcccattgaatcaaacatggtagttgataattcctcgatattaaccaattggcatgatcgattgggacatcctggttcaacaatgatgcgaagaattatagaaaatacacatggtcatccactgaaagaccagaagatctttcagaataataagtttcaatgtaaagcatgttctcttggaaaacttattataagaccatcaccagtcaaaatccaaactgaatcaccaatgtttcttgaacgtattcagggtgatatttgtggaccaatccatccaccatgtggaccattcaaatactttatggtattgattgatacctccagtagatggtcacatgtatgtttattgtcaactcgaaatgttgcatttgcaagattacttgctcaaataataaaattgaggaatcaatttcccgattatacaatcaagaaaattagacttgataatgttggtgaatttacttcccagactttcaatgattattgtatgtctatgggaatcattgttgagcatcctgttgctcatgtacatacacagaatggattggctgaatcattgattaaacgtctgcaaatgattgctagaccaatgattatgaaaacaaagctccctatttctatatggggacatgcaattttacacgctgcttcattaattcgcatcagaccaagtgcatatcataaatactccccattgcagcttgcatttggtaaaaaaccagacatttctcatctgagaatttttggatgtatgatgtatgtgcctattgcaccaccacaacgaaagaaaatgggacctcaaagaaaggttggaatttatatcggttatgatagtccatcaatcattcgatatcttgaacctcagacaggagatGTGTTCACAACaggttttgctgattgtcattttaatgaggaaatcttcccaatgttagggggagaacaaaaacataccgaaaaagaaattacatggtatgtatcatcattgttacatctggatccaagaacaaaacaatgtgaaaaagatgtacaacaaattgtacacttgcaaagaatagcaaatcaaataccagatgcatttgcagacacaaaaggggtaactaaatcatatatacatgctgcaaatgcccctactcgaattgaaattccaaagaaacaaatggaagatactcatgatgtcattaaacgcctgaagcgtggaaggctagtcggttccaaggataaaaatcctcgaaaaagaaaattcatagagaaacatgatgatcacaaaatagagaatattgttcctgaagaaacacatgatgatgaaaatgttctgtcagaaccacaaactgacgagaatcatgaaatctctatcaattacattaatactggaaaaatatggaaccgaaaagatatagatgaaattgatgatatattttcttataatgtggcaatcgacatcataaatgataatgaagatcatgaaccaaaatcttttggtgaatgtaaaaatcggcaggactggataaaatggaaagaagccatccaggtcgaattggattcgctaaataaacgtaatgtttttggacctatagtccttacacctgaaggtgtaaaacctgttggatacaaatgagtttttattcgaaagcgaaatgagaaaaatgaaatagtaagatataaagctcgacttgttgcacatggtttttctcaaaggcctggaattgattatgaagaaacgtattctcctgtgatggatgcaattacgtttcggtatttgattagcttggcggtatctgaaaatttagaaatgcgtcttatggatgttgttacagcttacttatatggatcagttgatagtaatatatatatgaaaatccctgaaggatttaagatgcctgaagcacaaagttcaaaacccaaggaatgttattctgtgaaattacaaagatcattatatgggttaaagcaatcaggtcgaatgtggtatagtcgactaagtgatcacttgatgaaaaagggatatgtaaataattcaatatgcccttgtgtttttattaagaaaacaacatccggatgcgtaattattgctgtatatgttgatgatttaaacatcattggaacgaataaggaaattcaagaagttgtgtcatacttgaaggaagaatttgaaatgaaggatcttggaaaaaccaagtattgtctgggtttacaaattgaacaaaaagaatgtggaatgtttgttcaccagacaaattatacagaaaagatccttaaacgttttaatatggataaagcaaatcctttaagtactccaatggttgttagatcattaaacatagaaaaggatccattccgtccatgtgaagatgatgaagatattcttggtccagaagtaccatatctaagtgccatcggtgcccttatgtaccttacaaattgtacaaggcctgatatatcttttgtcgtgaatctgttggcaagatttagctcatatccaacaaagagacactggaacggaattaaacatatattccgttatctacgaggaacgacagacttgggacttttgtattcaaaagatgctaatccaagtataattggttatgccgatgctggatacttatctgatccacacaaggcacgttcccaaactggatatgtatttactcgtggaggcactgcaatatcttggcgttcacagaaacaaacgctcgtaacaacttcatcaaatcatgccgagattattgcactacatgaagcaagtcgtgaatgtgtgtggttaaaatcaatgacccaacatatccaaatttcatgcggattatcatttgatgagaagcctgtgatactatatgaagataatgctgcatgtgttgctcaaatgaaagaaggatacataaaaagcgacagaactaaacatattcctcctaagttcttcgcattcaccaaggagcttgagaagaataaatgtattgatgttcgtcacattcaatcaagtgaaaactcatcagatctcttcacaaaggcactacctacgtcaatattcagaaagcacatatataatattgggatgcgcaatctacgaaatttgtgaagagttgttcgtgtcaacatgagggggagttcacgtgactgcactctttttcccttactatggtttttatcccaatgggtttttcctagtaaggtttttaacgaggcagtacaaaacacgtaatgaagacatcatcgtatcatgatcatcatcacaagggggagtgttgaaataatatattttaatatgaaaaagtaatagttgaatatttgaatgttgaaaataagagttgtaaagttagaaatttgtgtgtgatgatgtaggtaatgatgtattttatttttggattatgtgtaatgaaactctataaatagatctctcatttgtgaagaaaatcacaattgagtagagagaaaaatattataaagtgtgtagtttggtaaattttgagagtttgagatttttactttttaccataaatttttattttttcacaacAGAAATTGGTAATAGTTAAACAGAAAATAACGCTAATTTTGTACAACCCAACATCGAATTAATCAAAATTTTTACATGCACAATAAGGTAATAAAATTTTCAGATGCTTGCATTCatcttaaaatttaaattttcatccaagaaacactatatatatatgtgtgtgtgtgtgtgtgtataacaTTAAAATTGTGATCCAATAAACATTAATAAAACTTCGTGAAAATAATCCAAAATCACAAGAAATCCAAGAGTTTGGTTGGTGTTCATATATTATGCCTAAATATTAGATGGACCCAAGCTATTTTATACCATCTCTTCATTACTTATTTAAGCTAGCTACATGTGATGGAGAATTATCAATAGGTTCCGTGGCGGACCCTGGAATATGACTATGTTCGGACTAGAATTTTAAAATCtagaatattttaatattttaaattgatctatccgggactaatatcatattaatccaaaattatacaaatttacaaacaactttttttttaaaaaaaatatttggctaatacATGTGATGACTCTGCCACTGAATAGGTTCCTAGAGGCGCAAATGCATATTTTCCTTCCATGGAgtgtaaatatatatttttttcctaatTTATTCGAGTTTCTCGTATTTAAATTTCcgacataataatatttttttcatcgtGCATGCATGTATATTCATGTAATTCTCTtttattatatttcatttaatCAAAATGGAAATTTGCAACGACGGTAAAAAAATTGGTATAGTTCTCAAATCAAGAGTGACACATGGTAAATTTTTTCGTCAGATGTTAATACATACAGTATCTAGCTAGGGACGGAGTCAGAAAATAGAAGTGGAGGATAATAAGAAATATTAGAagggaaaatgaaaaatataaatatttttaagtctttaatcaataaaaataaaaaattgaggAAACAGTCGTACCCACCCGCCGGTGGTTGTACTTGGGTCTATTATGTTTGCTACTTATTCTTTGTCAAAAAAAAGAACCGACAGTAGACCTCAACAATGTGGCATTTATTGAGTTTTGTTTGAACCCTTTTTTTTGCAGGAACAACCAACCCTTGGAGCTCAACTAACACAGCCAATGGACAATCTTAGGTTGTAAAAATCGACTTCTTGTACTTTTGAGAGAGTTGCAATGATATTGTGTGATGGCTAATTGAATGTTGATAGTTTGATTGTGGTCCAATCTTCACGTTAGTtggttattttttatttttaaaatgaactGAACCGACTGATGTTTAAGAATCAGTGAATGGACTCACTAAGCCGGAATCACTGATGATACTCCTGTAAGGGCCCTGGGTCATCATTGACCCGAGATATCAATTGGATAGCCTAGATCAGAAGCCAGCTTCTGAGGCACTTCTCCTCTTCCTGGGCAGTCATCATAGCCCGGGCTCTCATACAAGTATCCGGGTAACCGACTGTCCGGGCCACCTCGAGAATTGCACCACACTTGAGTATGATTGATACATGGAGTCTAATCTGTGAGAACAACTTGGGCTTGGAGCGTCCTAGAAGCCATCAGAAGCTAGAGTATGGGCAACCGACTTGCCATACTTAGTAGGTGGACACTGAAATCGAGGTACCTACTCCATTTtctactataaatagcaggtattaatgTTATTTAAGGATGCTGAAATCTTTAAACTCTAAGCATTACacatattttctctcaaatattgcTTGTATTCATCCTCAACCTAGACTTTAGCATCAGAGTGGCTACGTCGGAACACCCCTCTGACGtccattcacgagttcttttcattgtttgcaggtgcTATCACAGCCATTATCTTCACTCAAAATTCCCAAACATTATAAATTGTTGATTTGATCCGTTGGAGCTCTTTACTCGATTCACCCATTTCAGCGCGATCACATCAACTAACTAACTCTATTATAATAGAGCGGGCTTTACGCAATCAATCAGATTAGATAGATATCCCTTCAACACAACATAGGTTATCGAAAAAATCTCGGAGACCCACCAAAGTACGAGATGTTTACTGTTCTAAATTTTTGTATGGACGTGTCAAACACAAGCACATACCAAAGTGAAACAAAATTGTGAACCTAACTTCTAAACAAGTGAAGTAGGTCTCGATTCGATTGTGATGGGTTCGAATATTTTCGGTCTGAtgcatctaattttttttttttttttaacgaaTTGACTTGGAGTAGGGAGGGAAGTCCTTGAATGACATAAACACATGACTGAATCAATAATAAGAATTGAAATACACAAGTTGAAAATTTAAAGAGCGATATTTCATGACTAACTGATATCGATATAGGGGAAAGACGAGAGACTTGAGAGCTGGGGAGGAGATAACCCAAAAAATGCAATATTTTgtaacaaaatttatttttgagtcTCGTCTTAGACCTGAGCATGAGGCGATTGACTCACTCGACTTATATCAGATACAATATGCTTCCAAGGGATTGTTTCCAGCTTCCTACATGACCTTGTCCATGATACAAGGATCAGTTACTACTTGATCTGTCCAACTGTTGAGTCAGCTAACACATGAATGTTATGAAATAAAGGTTTGGTTAAATTCATTTTAATTCAACTGTACAAGGATTTTGtcggaaaaaaaataaatataaataaatatttgttttgaGTTCAGCCTTAATTGGGCTGGTTAATGGGCCTTATGTTTTTACAGGTCTGTAACGGAACCCAATGAAGTTTGGACCTGTCCATTCACTGTTCAGTCCAATATAGACCCGTTGCATGTGTTCATATTTTCTTCACACAAAATGAAAAATATCTGCATTCAAAAGAAATGAAAAATTTTGCTTGCATGTTTTTATATAGaatgaattaaaaataaataagaaagcTTAAACTAAAAATTTCTTATATATGATAATAACTCTTGTGAGATATTCTCACAAATATTTTTTCGTGAGACAGGATCAACTCTACCCATGTTTATAATCAGAAATTACTTTTTacgtcaattttttttttatattgtaaatatgagtacTGTTGGTTCGTCTCACGAAAaaagatctgtgagaccgtatcataaaagtaatattaCAATTTACAAAACGACATGATATTAAGAGAAAAGTGTgaatgaatatttttttaacacATTTTGGCATCTATGCCATTCGATATATTTCAGATTTTACAAAATGTGAGTAGATATcttttgatccttgaaaatttacaaaatttatttcctcttttctaaaaaaaattcttatagACTTTTACCTTTTATTCTTTTTACGatgtatttatattatttatttatactatattatattataatatagaaGAGATATCTAGATTAAGTATTTTTGGAGCTATGTTGTAATTTTTGATAAACCAAAATTActcttaaattttttatttttatcttcatttaattaaaatctataataACAAACATATTTTAGTAAGCTACAATTTGCTACGAACGATGAGATTCAACATCCTTGCGTCGTCAAACTTTTGATTCAAGTTTTATAATAATCAGAGTTaaaaataatggcaaaaacttgtgtgagacagtctcacgggtcgtatttgtgagacgagtatcttatttgggtcatccataaaaaaatattactttttattctaagagtattacattttcttgtgaatatgagtagggttgacacgtctcacagattaagatccgtgagacgatctcacatgagacccactcaaaaaTAATTATGTTATTCTTACTTTTCTATATATAATCTCATCTTTCATTTTCACATTTTACGAATCAAacgatatttaaatttatatttggcaaaaatttgtgtgagacgattttacgggtcgtattttgtgagacgaatcactTATTTAGGTcaatcatgaaaaaatattactttttatgccaattgtattactttttattatgaatgtcGGTAGGATGGATTTgcctcacagataaagattcacgAGATCGTCTTACAAGAGCTGctctttatattttatttataaatatgaaaatatatatttatctttATTTATACGTTTTCAATATATTATAATCTTATTTTGATATCAAAAGTTTTAATATCGTGCCAAGGTCAAATTTTGTGGGCACACCCGCCCTTGTTTCGAAGAGAAGCGAACACTTCAGAGTTCCTTCTCTGTACATCGTCCAGCTAAAACCCTAGACTGAAGCCCTCTACATTTCCAGCTCTTCTCAATGTCGTCAAACAATCCATCGCAGCTTCTTCCATCTGGTAACATAGGCATTCTATTTTCTGCATTTCAATCCCTCTAGTACTTAACCGTGAGGAGGGGGAGGGGTTGGTTAAATTTACCTCTTACACtgaaaatttgttgaagaaaATTTCTGGGTTCAATCGGTTTACCTGAGAATTTTGATGGGTTTTTTGTTTCTCGTGTGTTTTGTGTCCTGCAGAGCTGATTGACCGTTGCATTGGGTCGAAAATCTGGGTTATAATGAAGGGAGACAAAGAGTTGGTGGGTACTCTCCGAGGTTTTGATGTCTATGTTAATATGGTGTTGGAAGATGTAACTGAGTAGTAAGTTTCTGACTAACAAAATTGGTTTCTCTAATGCCTCTCTTTTTGATGTGCTCATgctttttatttgtttatgaATGGATGAATTTATGGAGTCAAAATTATTTTCAGGGGCATCCCAAGATTTAAGTAGATGCAAGACTTGAAGTTTTCATAAAATTTCTtaagaaatttgattttttttcttcattgCATATTGGTGGTGTTCTTGCATTTATGTGCGGCGAAAGTGATGACTTTTTTTTGGAGTGTTGTTGTTTGCTTATTGCTAGAGCAGTGTCATTGGTTTTGGGATCAAATGAACGCATCAATGTTTGTTTACTCGATATGAACAATCAGTTAATGTAAAGATTGTTCACGACTCGCGCAGTCTAAAGTATAGTTATTGGAAGCAGAAGACACATTAAGGTGCATAGTTTTCATTCAATCCAAGCATAAGGGGGAGTACAAGACACTTACTTTATTGAAGTCAAGTATCCTAAGGGGTTATGTGGTACAATCTATCTGAATAGAATATCATTACAAATAATCTTGTGTTTACTTTATAAACTATTAAACGGCAGTAAAATGAATTATTATTAGTTTATATCCAAAAATGAATTACTATTATCTTGCACTTTGTTTAGATTATCACAACATCTAAGCCGCACTTCAAAGGTTACATAAACTCGCCAAAGCTATGTTTTCACGCCGAGGCGAGCACCTGATCCATGCTAGGACTTGTGTGCTTTTAATCACTTTGGTTCAAATCGCTAGTTGACACATGCAAACAAGAAATATTTGCTCTCTTTTTTAGTGGTGACTTGTACAAAACCCTTCTTTTTGCCTCTGTGAGTTTAGCTCTCTTGTTGGTAAAACTACATTTGATCACTTTTTTGTTAAAGGGTCTTGGGAGAATTATGTTATGTGCAGTAAATTTAGTCAATCGTGGATGATTAAGGCCTGATTGACGATGATTGttgcatttgaggacagttttatttgattttgcgTATGCTTCATtagtatttatatttttatcctTAATCTTTTGAGATGGACTTTTTTCCAAAGGTCCTGATACAAACAGTTTGCCTTGAAATTTTGTGTGTATGTTATTCTTACCAAAAGTTGATTCACAAAAATATGCTCTTATTA from the Primulina eburnea isolate SZY01 chromosome 3, ASM2296580v1, whole genome shotgun sequence genome contains:
- the LOC140828541 gene encoding sm-like protein LSM5, with product MSSNNPSQLLPSELIDRCIGSKIWVIMKGDKELVGTLRGFDVYVNMVLEDVTEYEITAEGRRITKLDQILLNGNNIAILVPGGSPDPE